In Uranotaenia lowii strain MFRU-FL chromosome 2, ASM2978415v1, whole genome shotgun sequence, one genomic interval encodes:
- the LOC129747913 gene encoding DNA-binding protein D-ETS-4-like — MPLEPTNGTGSVAGTSSSGGPSTSSSSAGQPTKQRQGGSHIHLWQFLKELLAAPDQHQSAIRWIDRTKGVFKIEDSVRVARLWGRRKNRPAMNYDKLSRSIRQYYKKGIMQKTERSQRLVYQFCHPYSL, encoded by the coding sequence ATGCCTCTGGAACCGACAAACGGCACCGGTTCAGTCGCCGGAACCTCATCATCCGGAGGTCCTTCAACATCCTCCAGCAGTGCTGGACAACCAACAAAACAACGGCAAGGTGGCTCCCACATTCATCTGTGGCAATTCCTGAAGGAACTTCTGGCCGCCCCAGATCAGCACCAGAGCGCCATCCGCTGGATCGACCGAACCAAGggcgttttcaaaattgaagattcCGTGCGAGTGGCAAGGTTGTGGGGTCGTCGCAAAAATAGGCCGGCCATGAACTACGACAAACTTTCCCGATCGATTCGGCAATACTATAAGAAGGGCATAATGCAAAAGACGGAACGATCCCAGCGGCTTGTTTACCAGTTTTGCCATCCTTATTCGCTGTAA